A window of Geomonas agri contains these coding sequences:
- the leuB gene encoding 3-isopropylmalate dehydrogenase, which yields MGQLFKVAVLPGDGIGPEVMAEALKVLDAVEKKYDVKFERTHANVGGAGIDLEGRALPETTVNICKAADAILFGSVGGPKWETLPPDEQPERGALLPLRKIFGLYANLRPAIIFPSLTSASSLKEEVIAGGFDILVIRELTGGIYFSQPKGIDGAGRDRVGVDTMRYSVPEIERIAHVAFQAAQKRGKKVCSIDKANVLSTSVLWREIVINIAKEYPDVELSHMYVDNAAMQLVKWPKQFDVILCENMFGDILSDEAAMLTGSLGMLPSASLAEGTFGMYEPSGGSAPDIAGQGIANPIAQILSSGMMLRYSFGMVEAADAIDNAVAKVLDQGYRTRDIYQEKAGEKLVNTKEIGDAIIANL from the coding sequence ATGGGACAGCTTTTTAAAGTGGCAGTGCTGCCGGGCGACGGCATCGGTCCGGAAGTTATGGCGGAAGCACTGAAGGTTCTGGACGCGGTCGAGAAAAAGTATGACGTCAAATTCGAACGCACCCACGCCAACGTGGGCGGCGCAGGTATCGACCTGGAGGGGCGCGCCCTTCCCGAGACTACCGTAAATATATGCAAGGCTGCCGACGCCATCCTGTTCGGTTCGGTGGGCGGCCCCAAGTGGGAGACCCTGCCCCCGGATGAGCAGCCCGAGCGTGGCGCCCTGTTGCCGCTTCGCAAGATCTTCGGCCTGTACGCCAATCTCCGTCCCGCCATCATCTTCCCGTCGCTGACCAGCGCCTCCTCTCTGAAGGAAGAGGTGATCGCCGGCGGTTTCGACATCCTGGTGATCCGCGAGTTGACCGGCGGCATCTACTTCTCCCAGCCCAAGGGGATCGACGGGGCCGGCCGTGACCGCGTCGGCGTGGACACCATGCGCTACAGCGTGCCCGAGATCGAGCGCATCGCGCATGTCGCATTTCAGGCCGCCCAGAAGCGCGGCAAGAAGGTCTGCTCCATCGACAAGGCTAACGTCCTCTCCACCTCGGTGCTCTGGCGCGAGATCGTGATCAACATCGCCAAGGAATACCCGGACGTCGAACTGTCCCACATGTATGTGGACAACGCGGCGATGCAGTTGGTAAAGTGGCCCAAGCAGTTCGACGTCATCCTGTGCGAGAACATGTTCGGCGACATCCTCTCCGACGAGGCCGCCATGCTGACCGGTTCCCTGGGGATGCTTCCGTCCGCGTCGCTGGCCGAAGGGACCTTCGGCATGTACGAGCCCTCCGGCGGCAGCGCCCCGGATATCGCGGGGCAGGGGATCGCCAACCCGATCGCCCAGATCCTCTCCTCCGGCATGATGTTGCGCTACTCCTTCGGCATGGTCGAGGCGGCCGACGCCATCGACAACGCCGTCGCCAAGGTGCTGGACCAGGGTTACCGCACCCGTGACATCTACCAGGAGAAGGCCGGCGAGAAGCTGGTCAACACCAAGGAAATCGGCGACGCGATCATCGCCAACCTGTAA
- a CDS encoding ChaN family lipoprotein, whose protein sequence is MLSIARLAQCAAVLSLLTMTACTTPQAGRRLIGNPENPYPRQKAPEIGDITHLPTGTLVTPKQMFDVVTDARVVYVGETHDNPAAHRLELDTLKALEQRYPGKVAVGMEMFVKSQQPVLDRWVAGELDEKAFLKASRWYDNWKMDFAYYRDLLLYAKEKRIPVIALNAEKDLVQAVGSKPLEELTPEQKAQLPEMDLTDPYQRAQTESIFSGHNSHGKIAVDGFIQVQTLWDETMAESAVRYLTSPEGKERHLLVVAGGNHISHGFGIPRRVFRRLPTSYATIGGLEVAVQRAEKPETMDVEVPNFPNLSFDFLVYYAYEGLPKPAVLLGVMFEPDVKGRGLVVNTVVPNSNAARAGVQNGDLLLALDNEPLKDSLDLIYGVKQKHEGDKSTLKLERNGEVMNLEVVFKAGEAPKHGKP, encoded by the coding sequence ATGCTATCCATCGCTCGTCTTGCACAGTGTGCCGCTGTGCTATCCCTGCTCACCATGACCGCCTGCACGACACCCCAGGCCGGCAGGCGCCTGATCGGAAACCCGGAGAACCCGTACCCCCGCCAGAAGGCACCGGAGATAGGCGACATCACACACCTCCCCACCGGGACGCTGGTGACCCCGAAGCAGATGTTCGACGTGGTGACCGACGCCCGCGTGGTCTACGTCGGTGAAACGCATGACAACCCGGCCGCGCACCGGCTGGAGTTGGACACCCTAAAGGCATTGGAACAGCGTTATCCCGGCAAGGTCGCGGTGGGGATGGAAATGTTCGTGAAGTCGCAGCAGCCGGTCCTGGACCGCTGGGTGGCGGGCGAACTGGACGAAAAGGCTTTCCTCAAGGCTTCGCGCTGGTACGACAACTGGAAGATGGATTTCGCCTATTACCGCGACCTGCTCCTCTACGCCAAGGAAAAGCGGATCCCCGTCATCGCGCTCAATGCCGAGAAAGACCTGGTGCAGGCGGTAGGCAGCAAGCCCCTGGAGGAACTCACACCGGAGCAGAAGGCGCAGCTGCCGGAGATGGACCTTACCGACCCCTACCAGCGCGCCCAGACCGAAAGCATCTTCTCCGGGCACAACAGCCACGGCAAGATTGCCGTCGACGGTTTCATCCAGGTCCAGACGCTGTGGGACGAGACCATGGCGGAATCCGCCGTGCGTTACCTGACCAGCCCCGAGGGGAAGGAGCGCCACCTGCTGGTGGTCGCCGGTGGTAACCACATCAGTCACGGCTTCGGCATCCCGCGCCGTGTCTTCCGCCGCCTCCCCACCTCCTACGCCACCATCGGCGGCCTCGAGGTTGCGGTACAGCGCGCCGAGAAACCGGAGACCATGGACGTGGAAGTGCCTAACTTCCCCAACCTCTCCTTCGACTTCCTGGTGTACTACGCCTACGAGGGGCTCCCCAAGCCTGCCGTGCTACTCGGCGTCATGTTCGAGCCGGATGTCAAGGGACGTGGCCTGGTGGTGAACACCGTGGTCCCCAACTCCAACGCCGCCCGCGCCGGTGTACAGAATGGTGACCTGCTGCTGGCCCTGGACAACGAGCCACTGAAGGACAGCCTCGACCTGATCTACGGCGTGAAACAGAAGCACGAGGGGGACAAGTCCACGCTGAAGTTGGAGCGAAACGGAGAGGTTATGAACCTCGAAGTAGTATTCAAGGCTGGAGAGGCACCCAAGCACGGCAAGCCCTGA